A stretch of Bacillus pseudomycoides DNA encodes these proteins:
- a CDS encoding DUF4352 domain-containing protein, with translation MIMMLVFGDPKTKYKAQETTTEGQVVKNAEEDANKEYAVGETIKLGDHRLTVTDVKKSTGGDFDKPKPGHEYVVVSVNIYNGGKEDIPYNPLDFEMRNSKGNITKMTISMVNQNTALNSGQLAPKGQVTGSIVFRATCWRKIKTTIYA, from the coding sequence ATGATAATGATGTTGGTATTCGGTGATCCAAAAACGAAATATAAAGCTCAAGAAACAACAACAGAGGGACAGGTTGTTAAAAATGCCGAAGAGGATGCAAATAAAGAATACGCTGTTGGAGAAACTATTAAACTTGGTGACCATCGACTTACTGTTACGGATGTGAAGAAATCAACTGGCGGTGATTTTGATAAACCTAAACCAGGTCATGAGTACGTAGTTGTATCAGTAAATATCTATAACGGCGGTAAAGAGGATATTCCATACAATCCGCTAGACTTCGAGATGAGAAATAGTAAAGGGAACATTACTAAAATGACAATATCTATGGTTAATCAAAATACCGCTTTAAATTCTGGCCAGTTAGCACCAAAGGGACAAGTGACAGGTTCTATTGTTTTTCGAGCAACCTGTTGGAGAAAAATTAAAACTACAATTTACGCCTAA
- a CDS encoding ABC transporter ATP-binding protein, whose amino-acid sequence MELFDYYKRKGKFKLLIGTGIFLFALWCVYGTWGMVNWGQISFIMIVSSVFFGIGFWQLRKGNVIQKNTVKSNVTFWDVDTFVVLELPKQNKQFGLYHPDGGYVAGTKIISSNILFSVIPFLSNRDVYGLETSSGEILAYFHTEADGYDWVIYDSDYNQIGMFKEKMIQSLGSIRGSLMKDKETKLSDVEVEVDFIQTTLRTTDGRTLAIGKQGYMPIEWSERFMGLNVPTITLGSNASKNEQLLGLGVLLYSLYTIEIRKNRASV is encoded by the coding sequence ATGGAATTATTTGATTATTATAAGCGGAAAGGGAAGTTTAAACTTCTTATTGGAACAGGTATTTTTCTATTTGCGCTATGGTGTGTATATGGAACTTGGGGAATGGTGAATTGGGGACAGATTAGCTTTATTATGATCGTTTCTTCTGTTTTTTTCGGAATCGGATTTTGGCAGTTACGAAAAGGGAATGTGATACAAAAGAATACAGTAAAAAGTAATGTAACGTTTTGGGATGTTGATACGTTTGTCGTATTAGAATTGCCTAAACAGAACAAGCAATTTGGTTTATATCATCCTGATGGGGGATATGTTGCTGGAACAAAGATCATTTCATCTAACATTCTTTTTTCAGTGATACCTTTTTTAAGTAATAGAGATGTTTATGGATTAGAAACGAGTAGCGGGGAAATTCTTGCATATTTTCATACTGAAGCTGACGGGTATGATTGGGTAATCTATGATTCGGATTATAACCAGATTGGTATGTTTAAAGAGAAGATGATACAAAGTCTTGGATCGATACGTGGTTCTTTGATGAAGGATAAAGAAACGAAGTTGTCTGATGTAGAAGTTGAGGTTGATTTTATTCAAACAACTCTTCGTACAACAGATGGACGTACATTAGCAATCGGTAAGCAAGGGTATATGCCTATAGAATGGAGCGAAAGGTTTATGGGATTAAATGTGCCTACTATTACATTAGGTTCCAATGCGTCTAAGAATGAACAACTTCTAGGTCTAGGGGTGCTCCTGTATAGCTTATACACAATTGAGATTCGAAAAAATAGAGCGAGTGTTTAA
- a CDS encoding heavy metal-binding domain-containing protein, with protein MIVTTTSGIQGKEIIEYIDIVNGEAIMGANIVRDLFASVRDVVGGRAGAYESKLKEARDIAMEEMKQVAQQKGANAIVGIDVDYEVVRDGMLMVAVSGTAVRI; from the coding sequence ATGATTGTAACAACAACGTCTGGAATTCAAGGAAAAGAAATTATTGAGTATATTGATATTGTAAATGGTGAAGCAATTATGGGTGCAAATATCGTTCGCGACTTATTTGCTTCTGTTCGTGATGTTGTCGGCGGCCGTGCTGGTGCATATGAAAGTAAATTAAAAGAAGCACGTGATATTGCAATGGAAGAAATGAAACAAGTGGCGCAGCAAAAAGGAGCTAATGCCATTGTTGGTATTGATGTAGACTACGAGGTTGTTCGTGACGGAATGTTAATGGTAGCTGTAAGTGGTACTGCTGTACGTATATAA